One segment of Haloplanus natans DSM 17983 DNA contains the following:
- a CDS encoding MBL fold metallo-hydrolase, producing the protein MRLTFLGTGSAMPLPERAQTGLLLERDDRRLLVDCGAGVLGRLAATDAGYEGVSTVLLTHHHLDHVSDLLPLVKARWLAGAGGLEVVGPTGTKALVDDLFGVFDYLDGRAEIRIREVGTHDFSVAGFDVRAHETRHSVHGLAYRFAGDDGEGDLTISSDTEAFEGLATFADGSAIFVHDCSFPDDVDVSNHPTPTTLAAALDGHDYGRVYLTHLYPHTEGRHGEMLDAVEARYDGDVRFARDGLRVEC; encoded by the coding sequence ATGCGTCTCACCTTCCTCGGGACGGGAAGCGCCATGCCCCTCCCGGAACGGGCACAGACCGGTCTGTTGCTCGAACGCGACGACCGTCGGCTACTGGTCGACTGCGGCGCGGGCGTTCTCGGCCGCCTCGCCGCCACCGACGCGGGCTACGAGGGGGTCTCCACGGTCCTGCTCACCCACCACCATCTCGACCACGTCTCGGATCTCCTTCCCCTGGTGAAAGCGCGATGGCTGGCCGGGGCGGGCGGCCTCGAAGTCGTCGGTCCCACGGGGACGAAAGCGCTCGTCGACGACCTGTTCGGGGTCTTCGACTACCTCGACGGCCGGGCCGAAATCCGTATCCGCGAGGTCGGCACCCACGACTTCTCGGTCGCCGGCTTCGACGTGCGCGCCCACGAGACGCGCCACTCCGTTCACGGCCTCGCCTATCGGTTCGCCGGCGACGACGGCGAGGGCGACCTGACGATCAGCAGCGACACCGAGGCGTTCGAAGGGCTCGCCACTTTCGCCGACGGCTCCGCCATCTTCGTCCACGACTGCTCGTTCCCGGACGACGTCGACGTGTCGAACCACCCGACGCCGACGACACTCGCGGCGGCCCTCGACGGTCACGACTACGGTCGGGTCTATCTCACCCACCTCTACCCGCACACCGAGGGGCGCCACGGGGAGATGCTCGACGCCGTCGAGGCGCGATACGACGGCGACGTGCGGTTCGCGCGCGACGGGTTGCGGGTGGAGTGCTGA
- a CDS encoding putative toxin-antitoxin system toxin component, PIN family, producing the protein MKVFVDTSVFIASLTDEPGRSKIATRLLNEDHEFCTSILNLMEIRSVMTKKKRVEQDRVETVLSDIYSSVDIYAPEISDQIAAYELQRDNLLYTMDCVLLALANDVDATMITFDGELLDHGGVAPEELIG; encoded by the coding sequence ATGAAGGTCTTCGTCGATACAAGCGTCTTCATCGCTAGTTTGACTGATGAACCGGGTCGTAGCAAAATCGCGACACGGTTGCTCAACGAGGACCACGAGTTCTGTACGTCCATTCTAAACCTCATGGAGATTCGATCAGTGATGACGAAAAAGAAGCGCGTCGAGCAAGACCGAGTCGAGACGGTGTTATCGGACATCTACAGTAGTGTGGATATCTACGCGCCCGAAATCAGCGACCAGATTGCCGCGTATGAATTACAGCGAGACAATCTACTCTATACAATGGACTGTGTGCTTCTCGCATTAGCGAACGATGTTGATGCGACCATGATCACCTTCGACGGAGAGTTGCTTGATCACGGTGGCGTTGCACCGGAAGAACTGATTGGCTGA
- a CDS encoding isopentenyl phosphate kinase, with product MTTVLKLGGSLITNKERRETLDDAALSVAADAVAGAVGGGADPLALVHGAGSFGHHYAEKHGVSVREGTTDAGAALEIHGSMTTLNRFVLSRLHDRDVPALPVHPLSAGARDAGATLDMPIPAVRTMLGEGFVPVSHGDVLAHEGHGTTIISGDEVVVRFVESLDAGRVGLCSTVDGVYDADGDVIDRIESFDAVADVLGGSDATDVTGGMAGKVRTLLDLDAPAYVFGADGLADFLAGGEPGTRIG from the coding sequence ATGACGACCGTCCTCAAACTCGGCGGGAGCCTCATCACCAACAAGGAGCGCCGGGAGACACTCGACGACGCGGCGCTGTCGGTGGCGGCCGACGCCGTCGCCGGCGCGGTCGGTGGCGGCGCCGATCCGCTCGCCCTCGTCCACGGCGCCGGGAGCTTCGGCCACCACTACGCCGAGAAACACGGCGTGAGCGTCCGCGAGGGGACGACCGACGCGGGCGCCGCCCTCGAAATCCACGGATCGATGACGACCCTGAACCGCTTCGTCCTCTCGCGGCTCCACGACCGCGACGTGCCGGCCCTGCCGGTCCATCCGCTCTCGGCGGGCGCGCGCGACGCCGGCGCGACGCTCGATATGCCGATTCCGGCCGTCCGGACGATGCTCGGTGAGGGCTTCGTCCCCGTGAGCCACGGCGATGTGCTCGCCCACGAGGGCCACGGGACGACCATCATCTCGGGCGACGAGGTGGTCGTTCGGTTCGTCGAGAGCCTCGACGCCGGCCGCGTGGGCCTCTGTTCGACCGTCGACGGCGTCTACGACGCCGACGGCGACGTGATCGACCGGATCGAGTCGTTCGACGCCGTCGCCGACGTCCTCGGCGGGAGCGACGCCACCGACGTGACCGGCGGGATGGCCGGGAAGGTGCGGACGCTCCTCGACCTGGACGCGCCGGCGTACGTCTTCGGCGCCGACGGCCTCGCGGATTTCCTCGCCGGCGGCGAACCGGGGACGCGGATCGGGTGA
- the mvk gene encoding mevalonate kinase, which translates to MTVSSAPGKVYLFGEHAVVYGEPAVPCAIERRATVRVEARDDDHVRVSATDLSLDGFTVEYAGSTDDRPDVDVPASLVEAAMGYIDAAVEQARDAADAPDAGFDITVESEIPLGAGLGSSAAVTVAGIDAATRELGHAIPIEEIADRAYRAESNVQEGQASRADTFCSAVGGAVRVEGDDCRRIDAPDLPIVVGFDGGAGDTGELVAGVRALKEQYGFANDTIGTIGDIVRTGERYLDPDPEGPAATLDETERIEEIGRLMDFNHGLLESLGVSSRSLDSMVWAAREAGAHGAKLTGAGGGGCIAALDPTPETLTALRFTPGCEEAFRAELAADGVRRLE; encoded by the coding sequence ATGACGGTATCGAGCGCCCCGGGCAAGGTGTACCTGTTCGGCGAACACGCCGTCGTCTACGGCGAACCAGCCGTGCCCTGTGCCATCGAGCGCCGGGCGACGGTGCGCGTCGAGGCCCGCGACGACGACCACGTACGCGTCTCGGCGACGGATCTCAGCCTCGATGGCTTCACCGTCGAGTACGCGGGATCGACCGACGACCGCCCGGACGTGGACGTGCCGGCGTCGCTGGTCGAGGCGGCGATGGGGTATATCGACGCCGCGGTCGAACAGGCCCGCGACGCCGCCGACGCCCCCGACGCCGGCTTCGACATCACCGTCGAAAGCGAGATACCCCTCGGCGCCGGCCTGGGCTCCTCGGCTGCGGTGACGGTGGCGGGTATCGACGCCGCGACGCGCGAACTCGGTCACGCCATCCCAATCGAGGAGATCGCGGACCGCGCCTACCGCGCCGAGTCGAACGTCCAGGAGGGCCAGGCGTCGCGCGCGGACACCTTCTGTTCGGCCGTCGGCGGCGCCGTCCGCGTCGAGGGCGACGACTGCCGGCGGATCGACGCGCCCGATCTCCCCATCGTCGTCGGGTTCGACGGCGGCGCGGGCGACACCGGCGAACTCGTCGCCGGCGTCCGCGCGCTCAAAGAGCAGTACGGCTTCGCGAACGACACGATCGGCACTATCGGCGACATCGTCCGGACGGGCGAGCGCTACCTCGACCCCGACCCCGAGGGCCCCGCGGCGACCCTCGACGAGACCGAGCGGATCGAAGAGATCGGTCGACTGATGGATTTCAACCACGGACTGCTGGAGTCGCTCGGCGTCTCCTCGCGCTCCCTCGACAGCATGGTGTGGGCGGCGCGGGAGGCGGGTGCCCACGGCGCGAAACTCACCGGCGCGGGCGGCGGTGGCTGTATCGCCGCCCTCGACCCGACGCCGGAGACGCTGACCGCGCTCCGGTTCACGCCGGGCTGTGAGGAGGCGTTCCGCGCCGAACTGGCGGCCGACGGCGTCCGGAGGCTCGAATGA
- a CDS encoding sporulation protein, giving the protein MKKVLASIGIGNASVDTVLPSETVRPGDTVDADVQITGGDAEQEVGTVRFEIETRYRTEEGYETADIDRFTLAEGLTIEPGQEETRSVSFDVPYGTPVTTGEVEVWIETELDIEMAVDPEDTDYLDVRPTPRLQAVFDAMDDLGFSLHGAACEADPYGRYASGRRFVQEFEFRATAGRFRDELDEVELVALPGADELDLFVEVDRRGGLLSEMAETDERKTRTSIESADRKTVRADLERVVERHA; this is encoded by the coding sequence ATGAAGAAGGTCCTCGCGAGCATCGGCATCGGTAACGCCAGCGTCGACACCGTCCTGCCGTCGGAGACCGTCCGCCCCGGCGACACCGTCGACGCCGACGTACAGATCACCGGCGGCGACGCCGAGCAGGAGGTCGGAACCGTCCGCTTCGAAATCGAGACCCGCTATCGAACCGAAGAGGGCTACGAGACGGCTGACATCGACCGGTTCACCCTCGCCGAGGGGCTCACCATCGAACCCGGACAGGAGGAGACGCGCTCGGTGTCGTTCGACGTACCCTACGGGACGCCCGTCACGACCGGGGAGGTGGAGGTCTGGATCGAGACGGAACTCGACATCGAGATGGCCGTCGATCCGGAGGATACGGACTACCTCGACGTGCGCCCGACGCCACGTCTGCAGGCCGTCTTCGACGCGATGGACGACCTCGGCTTCTCGCTCCACGGTGCTGCCTGCGAAGCCGATCCCTACGGCCGGTACGCGAGCGGACGGCGGTTCGTCCAGGAGTTCGAGTTCCGGGCTACTGCCGGACGCTTTCGGGACGAACTCGACGAGGTGGAACTCGTTGCGCTCCCGGGAGCCGACGAACTCGACCTCTTCGTCGAGGTGGACCGCCGCGGCGGCCTCCTGAGCGAGATGGCCGAAACCGACGAGCGCAAGACGCGGACATCGATCGAGTCGGCCGACCGGAAGACGGTGCGGGCGGATCTGGAGCGGGTCGTCGAACGCCACGCCTGA
- a CDS encoding ATP-dependent helicase: MDGDADAPAGLPLPDGVDASDAADADVLSLLDPAVREWWVDQFGAFVPQNGGFFTPPQREAIPLVHEGENTLVCAPTGSGKTLAAHIAIINELFRRERRDVLDNAVYCLYVSPLKALANDVHRNLADPLDGIRERLAERGESTEVRHAIRHGDTDDAARRKMLDETPHILNTTPETLAILLNSPKFREKLRSVEYVVVDEIHALAANKRGTHLSVSLERLERLADGSPTRIGCSATVDPLSTMADFLVGRDGGEARDCELVDARFAREFDLQVDCPVDDLVGTPGEAVRDRFYAALDDLIEDHTNTLVFTNTRSGAERTLQALRERFGYDESNSGCHHGSLSADRRNAVEAGLKRGDLDVVTTSTSLELGVDMPHVDLVVQVGSPKSVAALLQRVGRAGHQVGQVVEGRVVALDRDDLVEAAVMVRKAESGFVDRVFVPENAYDVAAQHVYGMAINAVRRESEVKSILRGAYPYRDFDDDQFETLFRYLTADYEGLEERNVYAKIWRDTNDPPEGEHHHPDFPVGEPLIGKRGRLARMIYLTNVGTIPDSFSCTVVVRGGDEWVGELDEDYLDTLEPGDVFVIGGERFEFVYRRGSKVYVDRTSARPTVPSWYSERLPLAYDLAREILAFQRDLLDRLDSGGAPAVRVWLRESSLSERAVRALTRLYDQQVAFAGAESVSTPTRIAVEEERDREEYRRRYYVHTLYGRRFNDGLSRLLAAACASESNASVTVAVADNGFVLSMPLNRRVDAAGLLRGLDPDDARADLRAALRGTDLRQRYFRIDATRSLMILKRYKGTEKSAARQQVESETLLSLADNLDDFAVVEETDRELLEDKLHVAGIEAVLERIRDGEVDVVEHTVETPTPRAFGLATLAATDTVLAEDESTALREFHERVVAEIEGED, from the coding sequence ATGGATGGGGACGCCGACGCTCCGGCCGGTCTGCCCCTCCCCGACGGCGTCGATGCGTCCGACGCCGCCGACGCCGACGTACTCTCGCTTCTGGACCCCGCCGTCCGGGAGTGGTGGGTCGACCAGTTCGGCGCCTTCGTCCCCCAGAACGGCGGCTTCTTCACGCCGCCACAGCGCGAGGCCATCCCCCTCGTCCACGAGGGCGAGAACACCCTCGTCTGCGCACCGACGGGGAGCGGCAAGACACTCGCCGCCCACATCGCCATCATCAACGAACTGTTCCGGCGGGAGCGACGCGACGTCTTGGACAACGCGGTGTACTGCCTTTACGTCTCGCCGCTGAAGGCGCTCGCCAACGACGTACACCGAAATCTCGCCGACCCGCTCGACGGCATCCGGGAGCGACTGGCCGAACGTGGCGAGTCGACGGAGGTGCGCCACGCCATCCGCCACGGCGACACCGACGACGCGGCGCGTCGGAAGATGCTCGACGAGACCCCACACATCCTCAACACGACACCCGAGACGCTCGCCATCCTGCTCAACTCGCCGAAGTTCCGGGAGAAACTTCGAAGCGTCGAGTACGTCGTCGTCGACGAGATTCACGCGCTCGCGGCGAACAAGCGCGGCACGCACCTGTCGGTGTCGCTGGAACGGCTCGAACGTCTCGCGGACGGTTCACCGACCCGTATCGGCTGTTCGGCGACGGTCGACCCTCTCTCGACGATGGCCGACTTCCTCGTCGGCCGTGACGGCGGCGAGGCGCGCGACTGCGAACTCGTCGACGCCCGCTTCGCCCGCGAGTTCGACCTGCAGGTGGACTGCCCGGTCGACGATCTCGTTGGGACGCCGGGCGAGGCCGTCCGGGATCGGTTCTACGCGGCGTTGGACGACCTGATCGAGGACCACACCAACACGCTGGTCTTTACGAACACCCGATCGGGCGCGGAGCGCACCCTCCAGGCCCTTCGCGAGCGGTTCGGCTACGACGAGTCGAACTCGGGCTGTCACCACGGGAGCCTCTCGGCCGACCGCCGGAACGCGGTCGAGGCGGGACTCAAACGCGGCGACCTCGACGTGGTCACCACCTCGACCAGCCTCGAACTCGGCGTCGACATGCCCCACGTCGATCTGGTGGTGCAAGTCGGCTCTCCGAAGTCCGTCGCGGCGCTTCTCCAGCGGGTCGGGCGCGCGGGCCACCAGGTCGGCCAGGTGGTCGAGGGCCGGGTGGTCGCACTCGACCGCGACGACTTAGTCGAGGCGGCGGTGATGGTCCGCAAGGCCGAATCGGGCTTCGTCGACCGCGTGTTCGTCCCCGAGAACGCCTACGACGTGGCCGCACAGCACGTCTACGGCATGGCGATCAACGCCGTGCGTCGGGAGAGCGAGGTGAAGTCGATCCTCCGTGGCGCCTACCCCTACCGCGACTTCGACGACGACCAGTTCGAGACCCTGTTTCGCTACCTCACCGCCGACTACGAGGGGTTGGAGGAACGCAACGTCTACGCCAAAATCTGGCGGGACACGAACGACCCGCCCGAAGGCGAGCACCACCACCCCGACTTTCCCGTGGGCGAGCCACTGATCGGCAAGCGCGGCCGCCTCGCGCGGATGATCTACCTGACGAACGTGGGCACCATCCCCGACTCGTTCTCGTGTACCGTGGTCGTCCGCGGCGGCGACGAGTGGGTGGGCGAACTCGACGAGGACTACCTCGACACGCTGGAGCCCGGCGACGTGTTCGTCATCGGGGGCGAGCGCTTCGAGTTCGTCTACCGCCGCGGGTCGAAGGTGTACGTCGATCGGACGAGCGCCCGCCCGACGGTGCCGTCGTGGTACTCCGAGCGCCTGCCGCTCGCCTACGACCTCGCCCGGGAGATACTCGCCTTCCAGCGCGACCTGCTGGATCGCCTCGATTCGGGCGGCGCGCCGGCCGTCAGGGTGTGGCTCCGCGAGTCGTCGCTCTCGGAACGGGCGGTGCGGGCGCTGACCCGCCTCTACGACCAGCAGGTCGCCTTCGCCGGCGCCGAGAGCGTGTCGACGCCGACTCGGATCGCGGTCGAGGAGGAGCGCGACCGCGAGGAGTACCGCCGGCGCTACTACGTCCACACCCTCTACGGTCGCCGGTTCAACGACGGCCTCTCCCGACTGCTGGCCGCCGCCTGTGCGAGCGAGTCGAACGCGAGCGTCACCGTCGCCGTCGCGGACAACGGGTTCGTCCTCTCGATGCCGCTGAACCGCCGGGTCGACGCCGCGGGGCTGCTCAGGGGACTGGACCCCGACGACGCCCGCGCGGACCTCCGGGCGGCGCTCCGGGGGACCGACCTCCGCCAGCGCTACTTCCGCATCGACGCCACGCGCTCGCTCATGATCCTGAAACGGTACAAGGGAACGGAGAAGTCGGCGGCGCGCCAGCAGGTCGAAAGCGAGACGCTCCTCTCGCTCGCGGACAACCTGGACGACTTCGCGGTCGTCGAGGAGACGGACCGCGAGTTGCTGGAGGACAAACTCCACGTCGCGGGGATCGAAGCGGTGCTCGAACGGATTCGCGACGGCGAGGTCGACGTGGTCGAACACACGGTGGAGACGCCGACGCCCCGGGCGTTCGGGCTAGCGACGCTCGCGGCCACCGACACCGTCCTCGCCGAGGACGAAAGCACCGCCCTCCGCGAGTTCCACGAGCGGGTGGTGGCCGAAATCGAGGGCGAGGACTAA
- a CDS encoding lactate racemase domain-containing protein, protein MQLPLGTGTVEVSLPDCAVRTVELPGGETVDPAVAARAALDDPHGPALPSLVDPGDDVTVVVTDVTRATPDEVLVAAMLERLPDCNVSILVGLGLHRPMTESELRTALGEYATLATNHDPDEAVEVGTVRGVGSDRVPVRVHPLVAEADHVLSTGMVEPHQYAGFSGGSKTVVVGAGDGSLIGYTHGPDVLSHPDVRLGRVDGNPFRETVDRAGDAVGVEFCLNVTKGPDGFLGASAGRPRAVVADLAETAREALSVPLEDTFDAVVGGVGAPKDATLYQATRGATYLVLGEHNPVRSGGRVITPARLTEGAGEGTGERRFYERLRTATSAESLYEAMRAGYDPGAQRAFVVARALREADLWITNSEHPAVVEECLLHAAERVDDAVEPGSDVLVVPDALNTLLG, encoded by the coding sequence ATGCAACTCCCGCTCGGCACCGGCACGGTCGAGGTGTCGCTCCCGGACTGTGCGGTGCGGACCGTCGAACTCCCCGGCGGCGAGACGGTCGATCCGGCCGTCGCGGCACGGGCGGCGCTCGACGACCCGCACGGCCCCGCGCTCCCTTCGCTCGTCGACCCCGGCGACGACGTGACGGTCGTCGTCACCGACGTGACGCGGGCGACCCCGGACGAGGTACTCGTCGCCGCGATGCTGGAGCGCCTCCCCGACTGCAACGTCTCCATCCTCGTCGGCCTCGGTCTGCACCGCCCGATGACCGAGTCGGAGCTACGGACGGCGCTCGGCGAGTACGCCACTCTGGCAACCAACCACGACCCCGACGAGGCGGTCGAGGTGGGGACGGTTCGAGGAGTCGGTTCGGACCGGGTCCCTGTACGCGTCCACCCCCTCGTCGCCGAGGCCGATCACGTGCTCTCGACGGGCATGGTCGAACCCCACCAGTACGCGGGCTTCTCCGGCGGCTCCAAGACGGTCGTCGTCGGCGCGGGCGACGGCTCGCTCATCGGCTACACCCACGGCCCGGACGTGCTCTCACACCCGGACGTCCGCCTCGGCCGCGTGGACGGGAACCCCTTCCGCGAGACGGTCGACCGCGCGGGCGACGCCGTCGGCGTCGAGTTCTGCCTCAACGTGACGAAGGGGCCGGACGGCTTTCTCGGCGCGAGCGCCGGCCGTCCCCGTGCGGTCGTCGCCGACCTCGCCGAGACGGCGCGTGAGGCGCTCTCCGTGCCCCTTGAGGACACCTTCGACGCCGTCGTCGGCGGCGTCGGCGCGCCGAAAGACGCGACCCTCTACCAGGCGACCCGGGGTGCCACCTATCTCGTCCTCGGCGAGCACAACCCCGTCCGGTCCGGCGGGCGGGTGATCACCCCCGCGCGCTTGACCGAGGGCGCGGGCGAGGGGACGGGCGAGCGCCGATTCTACGAGCGCCTGCGGACGGCGACGAGCGCGGAGTCGCTGTACGAGGCGATGCGTGCCGGCTACGACCCCGGCGCCCAGCGGGCGTTCGTCGTCGCCCGCGCCCTCCGCGAAGCCGACCTGTGGATCACGAACAGCGAGCATCCCGCAGTGGTCGAGGAGTGTCTGCTCCACGCCGCCGAACGGGTGGACGACGCGGTGGAACCGGGCAGCGACGTGTTGGTGGTCCCGGACGCGCTGAACACGTTGCTCGGTTAG
- a CDS encoding beta-ketoacyl-ACP reductase, whose protein sequence is MRPKTCVVTGASKGIGRGIAERFGADGCEVVVNYRSSGEAAAETVDRVEQAGGSALAVQADVTDLAAVEAMRDEARDAFGSVDVLVNNAGITQDVQFKEMSHEEWDVVLDVHLDGTFHCTRTFYDDLAAAESGRLVNISSIIGKEGNFGQANYATAKAGIFGFTRTLAQELARTGSTANCVAPGFVRTAMVEELPEEIKETIRGDTPLGRLGTVEEIAEVVAFLASDGSSFITGEVIDVNGGKDL, encoded by the coding sequence ATGCGACCGAAGACGTGCGTCGTTACGGGAGCATCGAAAGGGATCGGCCGGGGTATCGCCGAACGCTTCGGCGCGGACGGCTGCGAAGTGGTTGTCAACTACCGGAGTTCCGGGGAGGCGGCGGCGGAAACCGTCGACCGCGTCGAGCAGGCCGGCGGATCGGCACTCGCGGTCCAGGCCGACGTGACGGATCTCGCCGCAGTCGAGGCGATGCGCGACGAGGCCCGGGACGCGTTCGGGTCGGTGGACGTGTTGGTGAACAACGCCGGCATCACGCAGGACGTGCAGTTCAAGGAGATGTCCCACGAGGAGTGGGACGTCGTCCTCGACGTCCACCTCGACGGGACCTTCCACTGCACGCGGACGTTCTACGACGACCTGGCCGCGGCCGAGAGCGGCCGCCTCGTCAACATCTCCAGCATCATCGGGAAGGAGGGGAACTTCGGGCAGGCGAACTACGCGACGGCCAAAGCGGGGATTTTCGGATTCACGCGGACGCTCGCACAGGAACTCGCACGCACCGGATCGACCGCCAACTGCGTCGCCCCCGGGTTCGTCCGGACCGCGATGGTCGAGGAGCTCCCCGAGGAGATCAAAGAGACCATCCGCGGGGACACGCCGCTCGGCCGACTCGGGACCGTCGAGGAGATCGCCGAAGTCGTCGCCTTTCTCGCCAGCGACGGCTCCTCGTTCATCACGGGCGAGGTGATCGACGTGAACGGGGGCAAGGATCTGTGA